Part of the Kordiimonas pumila genome is shown below.
AACTGCTCAGAAAATGCTGATACTAACGGGTGGTCATTGTTAACCTCGTATTGAATGCTGCCCTTTTCTGCATATCTTTCCCATATAGGAGCTTTTGTCTCGTTGAATAGTTTCTGACCTCGTTTTCGATGCACTCTAGTACTGCGGCTTGTTATTTGATTAATGATTTGTTTTATTCTTTCACGTACTGGTCGAGGAGGTCTTGCGCGAGATTTTTTGATATCAATAGTCCAGTTTTCGTCCATTGAATTGGGGAAATCTATTTGGACCCTTGCTAGTTTTGTTGCTTCGCCTTTGGGGATAAGTCGAAACCAGTCGCCCCATGCCATTAGCCTTCCATTTCGATAGATATAAGCTCCTTGGTTTGAAATAAAGTCGCTTCGATCCTGATAGAAATCGTATTCGGAAGCAGATAGTTTAGAATGATGAGGTAGAACAAATGGTTGAATCTTAACGGTATCACCATCAATTCTTATTTTTTCCTCTGGTAATACTTGGGTTGCCTTATTGGTTCTGCAAAAAGGATCAAATGGGACAACTTCATGGCCGTTAATGGAAATTCTAATTTTGGATGACGCTTTGTATTCACCAGATAAATATCGATGAAAAACCAAAGACAGATGACGTTCTAATACGGCGAGTTTCTGATTTACCGTTTCATCTCTCGCTTTACCCGATAAATCCTCAAAAAGTCGGTCGAGGTTTTGCCAGACTACAAGTGTCCCATCTTTTAGAAGTTCATTAACATATTCAAAATCATTAATTTCATTCTGATTAAGTATGTTTATGAGCCAATCATCTTTCTCATCAACTAAATTTAAATCCCACTGAGCAGCGACACGTTCACCACTTTTAGCTGAAATAACTGTCAACTGCCTGCACTGAGAGAAGGAAGCTGTTTTCAGACCTAAGCCAAATCTTCCTAAATCATCAGGTTCGCGTCGTACTTTTGGGTTTACTGAGCCATGTTTCATCGCTCTGATTAACTCGCCTCTATCCATTCCATAGCCATTATCCAATATGGAAAGAAATGGATTATCGCCTGCCAACACACAATAAATATCAATTTGGGTGGCATTCGCTGTAATACTGTTATCAATTATGTCAGCAACAGCGGATTCTAGTGAGTACCCTAAATCACGCATGGATTCAGAAAGTGAGGAAGCACTAGGAGGAAGCTGGAGTGTTTTAGCCATTATATCCCCCAGATAGATTATTAGCGATATTTCTTAATACATATTCTGGGCGCTCTTTGAGTTCACACTCCCAAACAGTAATTACTTTCCAACCGAATTCAATGAGGGCAGTCGTCTGTTCCTTGTCACGTTCTATGGTTCTGGCAAACTTCTTCTCCCAGAAGTCAATTCTGGTTTTCGGTGCCGCAGCTTTTTTGCATCCTTCATGTCGATGCCAAAAGCAACCATTGACAAAAACAACTGATTTGAATTTCTTCAATACTAGGTCTGGCTTTCCAGGGAGCGATTTATCGTGAAGGCGAAACCTGTATCCTGACCTATGGAGCAAAGACCGTAAAACCATTTCGGGTTTGGTGTTTTTGCCACGAATACGCGACATATTGTTACTTCTTTGCTCGGTTGTTAGGACATCTACCATTGTTAACCTCCTAAAAACCTGGATAATATGCCCAAGGCTTCTGTGAGCGAGCCATATAGATTAAATACTTTAGCTAATACTAAAGGAGCGGCCGTAACAAGGGCAGCATCAATGAATTTTGTTAACCTTCCTAAAAGCCAATCCCAAACCCGAGACCGGGCGCTCAGCATATTTTCTTCAACGGTTTTTAGTTTTTTCTTATCCAGATTGGGTTTGATTAATTCTTCTTTTACCGCAGCTGATATTTGGTCGATTTCCTGGATAACTTCAGCTGGAATGTCATGGTCTAAAATAAGCTCAGGAGGGTTATTATGTCCTCGACCGTACTGTCCTTTCACATCCGCTAGAGCATCATCCAAATGTTCTAATGCTTTTATCAGATGGCCTTTGGTTTTGTTATTTATTTGATTGGTAGCCGGTGCTCGAAACTGATTCAAAAATTCGGTCGGGTATCTGTCTAATATCTCATGTATTCTGGCTATAACTCCAGAACCTACTTGCGGCGCAGGGGAATAATATGAAACGGTTTGCATTCCTCGCAGTTGGAAAACATGCGAAATATTTCTCAATCTGTATCTAAGTGATGCATCATTGCGGGTAGAAAGAGAACCTGACAGCACTCCATTTATAAATTCATTTCTATCAATTTCTATTTGCTTAATTTGTGAGTGCAACAAATAGAAATAAGCGTGTATTGAAGCAGTTAATTCAGCATCGCTCCATGGACGATTGCCTTTTTCCATGATTTATACCTCCACCCTGTCCAACACATCAGCAATGATTTCAGCGATCTGTTTTGCGAGATAAGGAGGAACTGCATTGCCAACCTGATGATATTGTTGAGTGCGCGGCCCTTCAAAATGGTAATTATCAGGAAATGTTTGCAGCCTTGCTGCTTCCCTAACTGTCAGACTTCGACATTGTGACGCATCATAGTGAATGAAGTAATGGCCATCCTTTGAAATATGAGATGTTACTGTTGTTGAGAATTTATTTGGTATCTGAACCCGAAAACGATCAGAAAACATTTTCCCTGCTCGCCCTGCTTCTACATTGCGATGATTTGGAAGAAGGTCGTGCGGGAAGTCAGCAAGCTTTGGGGATACATTCATTGATTCCGCATAACTTGCTGCAAACAAATAGCGATAAAGATCACTTTCCATATGCGATCTGGTTTCATGTCCGGTTATTTCATTAAGGTTTTTATCCGAGTACCAATCCGTCATAACTTTAGGTGGAATATATTGTTTGGAGCTTCTGGATTTGGGCAAGGGTGCCTTTAGGGAGTATGATAATTTGCTAGCCACATCACGCACAACCTGAGTCCAACGGTCAGTTGAATCTCCCCCCTTGGACACCCCGCTTCTAATCCTGGGCATTCCATCCAAGACATCTTTAACTGTTGGTGATGGTGATTTTTTAAGAGTTCCCGGTATTATGTCTAAGTCTGATCTGATGCCTACAATGAACATTCGGTGCCTAGCCTGTGGTACTCCGTACTCCTCGGCTTTTATTATGAAAGATGCAGGAGATAACTCACCAGTTAAATCAACTTGTTCACTCAAAGAGTATAATTTATAGCTGATGCCATTTCCATCCTCACCAACTGCCCGCTTTGGCCTTGAAAGGTCTTGTGTGATTTTGTGCGCTATGGAAACGCCATCCACTTTTGCAGAGACTAACCCTTTAACATTTTCCATAACAAATACCGGAGGTGAGTGATCAATAATAATCTTGAGATATTCTTTGTATAAGAAATGTTTTTCATCCTGTGCAAAATCAGGATCATTTGCACGCCTGGATCGACCAACCAAAGAATAAGCCTGACATGGCGGCCCGCCTACAAGCGCCCATTTCTTTGTGTCTTTAAGTTTTTCTGTGATTATATTTTTAACTTGGTCATGTGTATCACTGCCAAGCGATATTCGAAGTGCGCATTCTCTGACATGCGACCATTGTTTTGGGAACATCTCCTGTAAACTGATTAAGTCAATCTGCCCCGAAATATAATCATAGTAAGCTTTAGGTACTTTACCTTTTCGGAAAGAGCGAAAGAAATGGCGTAGCTGTAAAGTTTTATGAGCATGTTCATCACGCTCGATACAGGCAACAGATTGAAAAACATGCTTATCGCTTTTTGATAAACTAGCAAATCCCTCGCCGAGACCACCAGGGCCAGCAAATAGGTCAACAATAGGGTATGGTCGTAGCTTATGGTTTTTCAATTAAATACCCTCCCCCCATGAATTCCAAACCTAGGCTAATTGTATAGATGTTACAAATACAACTTCATGCAATCACATTACACTTTCTAAAGTAAAACAATTTATTTACAGGGTATTAAAATAGCACCATCATCATTAACTTAGGGTCTGGGGAAATATCATAATTGCCTATGCCTCCAGTACTGCATGGCTCAGACGCTAAAGTAAAGATACCCCCCGGTGCCTTGAAGTGACCACACAGGGTCTTGCACCAGCTCCTACGCTTGCTGTCGCAAAGGGGAAGGGATTGATCCCCTCATTTTCTAGCTAGGAGAACCAATATGAACATCTTCACATTTCTGTCTGTTGTTATGACCGGCATATCAAAATTCACAGTCGAGTGCTGTGATGCCTTAACATCATCAGCCTCTGCCATTAACAAGTGCGCTCAAATAGCAGATGTAACAGCTGATGCTATGCTGAAGGAAACAGAAGCTGAGAACGAGCAGCAGATGGTCGAGCTAAGAGCCAGGTTTGCTGCCAGGCAGTTGCCCAAACCAATAACATCATGATTATCAGGAGCCCTTTGGGGTTCCTTTTTTTCACACATGCAAGATAGATCGTAAGAAAGTGAATGCTTTTTTATTGGTTCTTAAATAGCGCTTAAAGCACTAGCCTAACTAATCTGGATGCATGATTCCCGAAATTCGAAGACATGCTAATGGATGGGGCTGCAAGGGCAATCTATGCAGCCTAGAACTTGAATGAGCGAGTGCTTCAGTACCATCATTTGGAAAATATGAATTTTCGCTACGCTCACCGTGTGGACAGTTTCGGATAAGCTGATGGATAAATCATAGATTTAACCACACCCTCCCCCAAAACTGACGCACACTAATCCTACATTTACACAGGTAACAACAGCAGCATGGTTTTAAATAAGGGTGGGTTTTAAGTGAATGTAAATTTCGCGAAAGATGATTAGCTTCAACAAAACATGTTACAACGGACCCTAATGAGACCCTAAAATAAAAAGTGACCCTGTCGCTAGACTGGCAACCATCCTGTATCTCATTGTAATTATTGTAGGAAAAGTGGTGCCCGGGGGCGGATTTGAACCACCGACACGCGGATTTTCAATCCGCTGCTCTACCCCTGAGCTACCCGGGCACATATAAGAATCAAGGGTGGGTTATCCCTTTGTGCGAAGGGGCTTTTAGCCAATATTATTGAGCCTGTCCAGCACCTATTACATTTTTTTGATAAAGCTTAATCTTCTTTATCTGCCCTTATGCTGTTTTCAAGGATGGGATCAGAGACTTCATTGTCGCCAGCGAGCACATAATCTTCATTAAACCAGCGACCAAGATCAAGATCAGCGCAGCGTTTGCTGCAAAATGGCCGGTAGGCCTGCTCGGTTGGTTTGCTGCATTCAGGGCATTTTGGCTGGGGCATGAAAGTGTCCTTTCTAAGCTGTGCGTGCGCGAATATAAACGTCTGCTGCACTTGCTGTCTCTAACACAAGGGCGCGCTGTGCCTGCCGGGAGATATCCTCCATCAGGCTGGGCCGGGTATTTAGCCAGTTTATTACAGCGTCTGGTGCCGCGATAACAAGGGGGCCGTGTGTTGTCTCGCGCCTGCCTGTGCGCACGGCTTTTTGCATAAGGCTTATTGCTGAGGCGCTTGGGCGTTCGCGCATACGGGCGGGCATCAGGTAACGGTCACGCAGGCTAAGGCCGCTGCGCTTGCGGGTAAATTCAACCAGACCAAACATGGAAATACCCGTGTGCTGCACTGGGACACTGTCCTCCCGCATTACACGCTCTATAAGCTGCATCAGGGCCTGTGTGTGGCCTTTGCCTGTCATATCTATATAATCCACAACAATAAGGCCTGCTAGGTCTTGAAAGCGCATATGGTAAGCAAGCGCCATTGTTGCTTCCATGTTTACGGTTAGCTTGGCTTCTGCGGCGCTCATAC
Proteins encoded:
- a CDS encoding ATP-binding protein — protein: MAKTLQLPPSASSLSESMRDLGYSLESAVADIIDNSITANATQIDIYCVLAGDNPFLSILDNGYGMDRGELIRAMKHGSVNPKVRREPDDLGRFGLGLKTASFSQCRQLTVISAKSGERVAAQWDLNLVDEKDDWLINILNQNEINDFEYVNELLKDGTLVVWQNLDRLFEDLSGKARDETVNQKLAVLERHLSLVFHRYLSGEYKASSKIRISINGHEVVPFDPFCRTNKATQVLPEEKIRIDGDTVKIQPFVLPHHSKLSASEYDFYQDRSDFISNQGAYIYRNGRLMAWGDWFRLIPKGEATKLARVQIDFPNSMDENWTIDIKKSRARPPRPVRERIKQIINQITSRSTRVHRKRGQKLFNETKAPIWERYAEKGSIQYEVNNDHPLVSAFSEQLNNEDREQFAALIKSITASIPYEMIYSDYSTEPQNIGAQAYDEDEITDQLRLIQKTLFPDGSFNAEIFKDVISSTRLFEGRDEIIEGFIKGQDND
- a CDS encoding very short patch repair endonuclease, whose translation is MVDVLTTEQRSNNMSRIRGKNTKPEMVLRSLLHRSGYRFRLHDKSLPGKPDLVLKKFKSVVFVNGCFWHRHEGCKKAAAPKTRIDFWEKKFARTIERDKEQTTALIEFGWKVITVWECELKERPEYVLRNIANNLSGGYNG
- a CDS encoding DNA cytosine methyltransferase, which codes for MKNHKLRPYPIVDLFAGPGGLGEGFASLSKSDKHVFQSVACIERDEHAHKTLQLRHFFRSFRKGKVPKAYYDYISGQIDLISLQEMFPKQWSHVRECALRISLGSDTHDQVKNIITEKLKDTKKWALVGGPPCQAYSLVGRSRRANDPDFAQDEKHFLYKEYLKIIIDHSPPVFVMENVKGLVSAKVDGVSIAHKITQDLSRPKRAVGEDGNGISYKLYSLSEQVDLTGELSPASFIIKAEEYGVPQARHRMFIVGIRSDLDIIPGTLKKSPSPTVKDVLDGMPRIRSGVSKGGDSTDRWTQVVRDVASKLSYSLKAPLPKSRSSKQYIPPKVMTDWYSDKNLNEITGHETRSHMESDLYRYLFAASYAESMNVSPKLADFPHDLLPNHRNVEAGRAGKMFSDRFRVQIPNKFSTTVTSHISKDGHYFIHYDASQCRSLTVREAARLQTFPDNYHFEGPRTQQYHQVGNAVPPYLAKQIAEIIADVLDRVEV
- a CDS encoding DNA gyrase inhibitor YacG translates to MPQPKCPECSKPTEQAYRPFCSKRCADLDLGRWFNEDYVLAGDNEVSDPILENSIRADKED